In the genome of Desulfofarcimen acetoxidans DSM 771, one region contains:
- a CDS encoding RHS repeat-associated core domain-containing protein: protein MTAAGTTYQDVPTYAGEPLTLSGMINTSGVSGSGACYRIDYYDASNNLISGTSVQTACISGTQGWTRMASMANAPANANYARLQCILNGSGTAYFDDVKLTPINSMQYTYDKTSDYTNPGSYTGGNYMTLSEDALGIQNAYAYDANVGNMIGHADPLNHITWFNYDTLNRLIRVTDPLNRKAYYQYDPVSNLIYTRDPRSASSSDNTYSTFYGPNNLNRLSALTDSQNRSATYTYDRSGNLTGIALPNGQSESLEYDNANRLSKITLSDGKYYNYYYDGAGELISVTDQNGAGCSWNYDGAHRVTGTTDPLGYQLNYSLDKSGNLTLQSGINYSCRYNYDNGNKMYKVSLPGAIIYYGRDDQGRVFNVEYNPSYIVNHQPHYATSQRIINYLVNGWCSSIQDQYFPYRSGYSYGYYADGTISGYSSWNGTHSFSYDVDGRLASWTHGGIQQNYTYDAAGNLTTKGNRTFAYNNINEITSPGFTYDQNGNMTGDGSFNYTYNALNQLVRVNKVSDGSLVATYTYNHDGTRRNKVTAQGTTNYNWDASGNLIREIGPNGTYCYYYPLGKLIAFKNNQQLYIVHDNLRGDVISLSMTDDYGNTDQENMYDYDPWGTPICEDESVKSPFRYAGYYYDTETGLYYLKSRYYSPALGRFLTRDDHSYIKDKDPQTMNLYSYAGNNPVSNVDPTGEIPVYATWKAFEDKLGELLNTSKNWSKGYGNRIVDYITKTGEAWEAKSGEYISNSPQLRDFMRQFGDKFRLYRND, encoded by the coding sequence ATGACTGCGGCGGGAACCACCTATCAGGACGTTCCCACCTACGCAGGGGAGCCGCTAACCTTATCCGGCATGATTAATACCAGCGGTGTCAGCGGCAGTGGTGCCTGCTATCGGATCGACTACTATGACGCCTCGAACAACCTGATCTCCGGGACTTCCGTACAAACCGCCTGTATCAGCGGAACTCAGGGCTGGACAAGAATGGCAAGTATGGCCAACGCTCCTGCAAATGCCAATTACGCCCGGCTCCAATGCATACTAAACGGCAGCGGTACAGCCTATTTCGACGACGTGAAATTGACACCTATAAACAGCATGCAATATACTTACGATAAGACCAGCGACTATACCAATCCCGGCAGCTATACCGGAGGAAACTACATGACCCTCTCGGAAGATGCCCTGGGTATTCAAAATGCTTACGCATACGATGCAAACGTCGGCAACATGATAGGACATGCCGATCCTCTAAATCATATTACCTGGTTTAACTATGACACCCTGAACCGTCTCATCAGAGTAACAGATCCTTTAAATCGCAAAGCCTATTACCAGTACGATCCCGTAAGCAACCTGATTTATACACGAGATCCCAGAAGCGCGTCATCATCGGACAACACCTACAGCACATTCTACGGGCCAAACAACCTGAACCGGCTTTCTGCCCTGACCGATTCACAGAACCGGAGCGCCACCTATACCTATGACAGATCCGGCAACCTGACGGGAATTGCCCTGCCCAACGGCCAAAGCGAAAGCCTGGAATATGATAACGCCAACCGCCTGAGCAAAATTACACTAAGTGATGGCAAATACTATAACTATTACTATGACGGAGCCGGAGAACTGATCAGCGTTACAGATCAAAACGGAGCCGGTTGCTCCTGGAACTACGACGGAGCACACAGAGTAACCGGTACAACAGATCCCTTAGGCTATCAGCTTAACTACTCCCTGGATAAAAGCGGCAATCTTACACTCCAATCCGGCATCAACTACAGTTGCCGCTACAACTATGACAATGGCAATAAAATGTACAAAGTATCCCTGCCCGGTGCAATAATCTACTATGGCCGAGATGACCAAGGGCGTGTTTTTAACGTTGAGTACAACCCGTCCTACATTGTTAATCACCAACCGCATTACGCCACCAGCCAAAGAATAATCAACTATCTGGTCAACGGTTGGTGCAGCAGTATTCAGGATCAGTACTTTCCCTATCGATCCGGTTACTCCTACGGTTACTATGCTGACGGTACTATCTCCGGCTACAGCTCGTGGAACGGCACACACAGTTTCAGCTATGATGTTGACGGTAGGCTTGCCTCCTGGACACACGGAGGAATTCAACAGAATTACACATATGATGCCGCCGGCAACCTCACGACCAAAGGAAACAGGACATTTGCCTACAACAACATCAACGAGATCACGAGTCCGGGCTTCACCTACGATCAAAACGGCAACATGACCGGCGACGGCAGCTTCAATTATACCTACAACGCCTTGAATCAGCTCGTCCGGGTCAATAAGGTATCCGACGGAAGCCTTGTGGCCACCTATACCTACAACCACGACGGTACCAGGAGAAATAAAGTCACCGCTCAAGGAACAACCAACTACAACTGGGATGCCTCCGGGAACTTAATCAGGGAAATCGGCCCCAATGGTACCTATTGTTACTACTATCCCTTGGGTAAACTAATCGCCTTCAAGAATAACCAGCAGTTGTATATAGTGCACGATAACCTGCGGGGTGATGTCATCAGCTTATCAATGACGGATGACTACGGAAACACAGATCAGGAAAACATGTATGACTACGACCCATGGGGCACTCCTATCTGCGAGGATGAATCGGTAAAGTCACCCTTCCGCTACGCCGGTTATTACTATGATACTGAGACGGGATTGTATTATTTAAAGAGCAGGTATTACAGCCCGGCGTTGGGGAGGTTTTTGACGAGGGACGATCATAGTTATATAAAGGATAAAGACCCACAAACGATGAACCTTTATAGTTATGCTGGTAACAATCCTGTAAGTAACGTAGATCCGACAGGGGAGATTCCTGTTTACGCAACCTGGAAAGCATTTGAAGACAAACTTGGGGAATTACTTAATACTAGCAAAAATTGGTCAAAAGGATATGGAAACAGAATTGTTGATTACATCACAAAGACAGGAGAAGCTTGGGAAGCCAAATCGGGTGAGTATATATCGAATAGCCCACAGTTAAGAGATTTTATGAGACAATTTGGAGATAAGTTTAGATTATATAGAAACGATTAA
- a CDS encoding imm11 family protein, with protein MNFYVVNMHLFDDKKYAYGEQVDQKTGDYEKCKICGSPISMRKWLPPLKAKLSKPSYGDFVFGTFTTFLVTERFKKEYEATGLTGIVSFEPVEIVKVSRKRDSSPETPSYYYVSIARSKAVIDEKKSKIRRDGEISCNHCRTGGIIKSLKGIFFEDNTWSGEDIFFPVGLPGTIVVSERFADFARDYGFSNINFIPAEEYIPPWVK; from the coding sequence ATGAATTTTTATGTAGTTAACATGCATCTTTTTGATGACAAAAAATACGCTTATGGAGAGCAAGTTGATCAAAAAACAGGTGATTACGAAAAATGTAAAATATGTGGTTCACCGATTAGCATGAGGAAATGGCTGCCTCCACTAAAAGCAAAGCTATCTAAACCGTCTTATGGGGATTTCGTATTTGGCACATTTACAACGTTTCTTGTAACGGAGCGTTTTAAGAAAGAATATGAAGCAACTGGACTTACGGGAATAGTATCTTTTGAACCTGTAGAAATAGTTAAAGTAAGTAGAAAACGTGATTCGTCTCCTGAAACTCCCAGTTATTATTATGTCTCGATTGCTCGAAGTAAAGCAGTAATAGATGAAAAAAAATCAAAAATCAGAAGAGACGGAGAAATCAGTTGTAATCATTGTAGAACAGGAGGAATAATTAAATCGCTAAAAGGCATTTTCTTTGAAGATAACACTTGGAGTGGTGAAGATATATTCTTTCCAGTAGGTCTGCCCGGCACAATTGTGGTATCTGAGAGATTTGCTGATTTTGCAAGAGACTATGGTTTTTCAAATATTAACTTTATTCCTGCGGAAGAATATATTCCACCTTGGGTTAAATAA
- a CDS encoding DUF2380 domain-containing protein: MSTVDPTGHWDEEPCYEYVVGPDYLENTTTARIINSNVFQNILMGISVGDGLRALKFFKGAGRTGIIEQHHLLPQQFKKQFEKAGLDIEKYKIPLDKADHRLKPDGLHTGTNNWNKQWDDFFKQYPEARQDQILNQLDKMMKASGLK; the protein is encoded by the coding sequence GTGAGCACTGTTGACCCAACGGGTCATTGGGATGAAGAACCCTGTTATGAATATGTTGTTGGCCCAGATTATTTAGAAAATACCACAACAGCTAGGATTATTAATAGTAACGTATTCCAGAATATATTAATGGGAATTAGTGTAGGTGATGGATTAAGAGCTCTTAAGTTTTTTAAGGGTGCGGGTAGGACTGGAATTATTGAACAACACCATTTGTTACCACAGCAGTTTAAGAAACAATTTGAAAAAGCCGGACTGGATATAGAAAAATACAAGATACCTTTGGATAAAGCTGATCATAGACTTAAGCCCGATGGTTTGCATACAGGTACAAATAATTGGAATAAGCAATGGGATGATTTCTTTAAACAATATCCAGAAGCAAGACAAGACCAAATTCTTAATCAATTAGATAAAATGATGAAAGCTTCTGGCTTAAAATAG
- a CDS encoding phage head spike fiber domain-containing protein — MIVNGTTYTESFYFHHDGTITGLYITFFTNNGHHLVPATIEDLGGGLKRASATYTTVMNDNCIRAVDIFQPSGTWTYIEIARAQLEAKAYATSYQINGASHAAEDFNIPTVGILNKDKGAIEIRFNPLTINNWNSYFYMDISTGRFLLFFDNTGRVLWDYGAVNDSISSVAGIAVAHQPIYICMSCFGLVLG, encoded by the coding sequence ATGATTGTTAATGGAACTACTTATACAGAAAGCTTTTACTTTCACCATGATGGAACAATAACAGGGCTATACATTACTTTTTTCACTAACAATGGACATCACTTAGTACCTGCGACAATAGAAGATTTAGGCGGTGGTCTAAAGCGTGCTAGCGCTACCTACACGACAGTGATGAATGATAATTGTATTCGCGCTGTCGATATCTTTCAGCCTTCCGGCACATGGACATATATTGAAATTGCTCGGGCACAATTAGAGGCAAAAGCTTATGCTACTTCATATCAAATTAATGGGGCTTCTCACGCCGCTGAAGATTTTAATATTCCCACAGTGGGAATATTAAACAAAGATAAAGGCGCAATTGAGATACGTTTTAATCCTTTAACAATTAATAATTGGAACAGCTATTTTTATATGGATATAAGTACCGGACGGTTTCTATTGTTTTTTGACAATACAGGAAGAGTTTTATGGGATTATGGTGCCGTCAATGACAGTATCTCCTCAGTCGCCGGTATAGCGGTTGCTCATCAGCCAATTTATATTTGTATGTCATGCTTTGGATTGGTTTTGGGCTAA
- a CDS encoding IS630 family transposase — protein MPFISQRAKLDLTTEEINRLEKIIHSRTESVSHIERAKMFLLYHQGETIASIGRILETNRAKVERHIDKILQFGLDIALNDLPRSGRPDTITKEDKAWLVSLACQKPKEFGYSYELWTTDLLAKHARNHCVENGHPTLQNLAKGTVSKILSANNVKPHKIKYYLEKRDPEFEQKMANVLYVYKEVEMVSKNDEQSMYAYISYDEKPGIQAIENIAPDLPPSPGTYSCLARDYEYVRHGTLSLMAGIDLVTGHILAQVEDRHRSIEFVEFLKMISEYYKDIEKIVIILDNHSAHISKETRAYLSTVPNRFEFVFTPKHGSWLNLIESFFGKMAKSMLRAIRVKTKEELKDRIYKYIKEINDCPTVYRWKYKMDDIEII, from the coding sequence ATGCCATTCATAAGTCAAAGAGCAAAATTAGATTTGACAACAGAAGAAATAAATAGATTAGAAAAAATTATACATTCAAGAACAGAAAGTGTGAGTCATATTGAACGGGCTAAAATGTTTCTCTTGTATCATCAAGGAGAAACAATAGCTTCAATTGGTAGAATATTAGAGACTAACCGTGCAAAAGTAGAACGACATATAGATAAAATTTTACAATTTGGCTTAGATATAGCACTCAATGATCTTCCTCGTTCAGGCAGGCCGGATACAATAACCAAAGAAGATAAAGCGTGGCTTGTTTCTCTTGCTTGCCAAAAACCTAAGGAATTTGGATATAGCTATGAATTATGGACAACAGATTTATTAGCCAAACATGCACGAAATCATTGTGTAGAAAATGGCCATCCAACCCTGCAAAATCTAGCAAAAGGTACAGTATCAAAAATACTTTCAGCAAACAATGTTAAGCCACATAAAATTAAATATTACTTGGAAAAAAGGGATCCAGAATTTGAACAAAAAATGGCTAACGTGTTATATGTCTATAAAGAAGTTGAAATGGTATCAAAAAATGATGAACAATCAATGTATGCTTATATATCATATGATGAAAAACCCGGTATTCAAGCTATAGAAAATATTGCTCCGGATCTTCCTCCTTCTCCTGGAACGTATTCATGTCTTGCTCGTGATTATGAATATGTTCGCCATGGTACACTTAGTCTCATGGCCGGTATTGATTTGGTAACAGGTCATATCTTAGCTCAAGTAGAAGACCGCCATCGTAGTATTGAGTTTGTAGAGTTTCTAAAAATGATAAGTGAGTACTACAAAGATATAGAGAAAATAGTAATTATATTGGACAACCACTCCGCTCATATTTCAAAAGAAACAAGGGCTTATCTTAGTACTGTCCCAAATCGTTTTGAATTTGTTTTTACACCAAAACATGGATCCTGGTTAAACTTAATTGAATCATTTTTTGGCAAAATGGCTAAATCAATGCTGAGGGCTATTAGGGTAAAAACTAAAGAAGAATTAAAAGATAGAATTTACAAATATATAAAAGAAATTAATGATTGTCCTACTGTTTACCGCTGGAAGTACAAAATGGATGATATTGAAATAATTTAA
- a CDS encoding IS630 family transposase yields the protein MRKLHLNNPQNLTIEDLNKIKRETPYKLRCRVQAVILVMKGRQAKQIAEYLDISEQTIRKYVAYFNEGGVEKLLHVSKKPGRPPRLTNEQKEEVKEVLKQSPSEVGFSTHTTWNCKTLAAYIHDTYGVKYTSDGVWRMLLKMDFRYNRPTYVLAKADPEKQKAFQDELEELKKSH from the coding sequence ATGAGGAAATTGCATTTAAACAATCCACAAAATTTAACCATTGAGGATTTGAATAAGATAAAAAGAGAAACACCATATAAACTAAGATGCAGAGTTCAAGCTGTTATTCTTGTCATGAAAGGGAGACAAGCAAAGCAGATTGCCGAATATCTTGATATAAGTGAACAAACCATAAGAAAATACGTTGCTTACTTTAATGAAGGTGGAGTTGAAAAACTGCTTCATGTATCAAAAAAACCGGGAAGACCGCCAAGGCTAACCAATGAACAAAAAGAAGAGGTCAAAGAGGTACTGAAACAATCACCATCAGAGGTTGGTTTTAGTACCCATACTACTTGGAATTGTAAAACCCTCGCTGCTTACATTCATGATACATACGGCGTTAAATATACATCAGATGGTGTTTGGCGCATGCTTCTTAAGATGGATTTTCGTTATAATCGTCCCACTTATGTATTAGCCAAAGCTGATCCGGAAAAACAAAAAGCTTTTCAAGATGAGCTGGAAGAGTTAAAAAAATCTCACTGA
- a CDS encoding RHS repeat-associated core domain-containing protein: MATYTYNHDGTRRNKVTAQGTTNYNWDASGNLIREIGPNGTYCYYYVSGKLIAFENNHQLYIVHDNLRGDVISLSTTDDYGNTDQENRYDYDPWGSPICEDESVKLPFRYAGYYYDTETGLYYLKSRYYSPALGRFLTRDPHSFINHADPQTLNLYAYCGNNPVNYVDPDGNTIDDIKSGLRNAGNAVYNEARTWADAWLDCPFTGGAVFTGGIGIIKGIKGAGKATGQMHHILSNKTMKALNEHPTLKGVFKREDAAFKYRAQNADAHKGYQQWHRDVDNETVKWLQDNPAATSGQFKQFLNDLYQQPNISSKIPGVNIK; the protein is encoded by the coding sequence GTGGCCACCTATACCTACAACCACGACGGTACCAGGAGAAATAAAGTCACCGCTCAAGGAACAACCAACTACAACTGGGATGCCTCCGGGAACTTAATCAGGGAAATCGGCCCCAATGGTACCTATTGTTACTACTATGTGTCGGGCAAACTAATCGCCTTCGAGAATAACCATCAGTTGTATATAGTGCATGATAACCTGCGGGGCGATGTCATCAGCTTATCAACGACGGATGACTACGGAAACACAGATCAGGAAAACAGGTATGACTACGACCCATGGGGCAGTCCTATCTGTGAGGATGAATCGGTAAAGTTACCCTTCCGCTATGCCGGTTATTACTATGATACTGAGACGGGATTGTATTATCTGAAGAGCAGGTACTATAGCCCGGCGTTGGGGAGGTTTTTGACGAGGGACCCGCATAGTTTTATAAATCATGCTGACCCACAGACGCTTAATTTATATGCTTATTGTGGGAATAATCCTGTGAATTATGTGGACCCAGATGGTAATACGATAGATGATATTAAATCTGGTTTAAGGAATGCAGGTAATGCTGTTTATAATGAAGCCCGAACTTGGGCAGATGCTTGGCTAGATTGTCCTTTTACTGGAGGGGCAGTATTTACAGGTGGAATTGGAATAATTAAAGGAATTAAGGGCGCGGGGAAGGCAACAGGACAGATGCACCACATACTTTCTAATAAGACAATGAAAGCATTAAATGAACATCCTACTCTAAAAGGTGTATTTAAAAGAGAAGATGCTGCATTTAAGTATCGTGCTCAAAATGCTGACGCTCATAAAGGATATCAGCAATGGCACAGAGATGTTGACAATGAAACTGTGAAGTGGCTTCAAGACAATCCAGCGGCCACGTCAGGACAATTTAAACAATTTTTGAATGACCTTTATCAACAGCCAAATATAAGCTCTAAAATTCCGGGCGTTAACATTAAGTAG
- a CDS encoding IS630 family transposase — translation MDASHIRDYQGLQRAWFPKGEQKKIKTYGHHAKVTLYGALNYYTGKVFCVNYDKIDAEKFKDFLKKLVSHFLKDDISKIYIVLDNARVHHAKLLKDFLDEHKDHLFLKFLPPYSPNLNCIEELWKWLKNTAIYNRFHKNASEIQKSVDSFLEEIKCCSEDVKKRLCV, via the coding sequence GTGGATGCATCTCACATTAGGGATTATCAAGGTTTACAACGAGCATGGTTCCCAAAAGGTGAGCAAAAAAAGATTAAGACCTATGGACACCATGCAAAAGTTACATTATACGGTGCTTTAAACTACTATACGGGTAAAGTTTTTTGTGTAAATTATGACAAAATCGATGCAGAAAAATTCAAAGATTTTCTTAAAAAATTGGTATCACATTTTTTAAAAGATGACATTTCTAAAATTTACATTGTTCTTGATAATGCAAGAGTTCATCATGCAAAATTACTTAAAGACTTTTTAGACGAGCATAAGGATCATCTGTTTTTGAAGTTTCTTCCACCCTACTCACCCAATCTGAATTGCATAGAAGAGTTATGGAAATGGTTAAAAAATACAGCTATTTATAATCGCTTTCATAAAAATGCTTCAGAAATTCAAAAATCTGTTGACTCGTTTTTAGAGGAAATCAAATGCTGTTCGGAAGATGTGAAAAAGAGACTTTGCGTTTAA